The following is a genomic window from Sphaerotilus microaerophilus.
CCGGCGCATGTCGCGCATCGCGGTCGGCGATGCCGTGACGATCACGCCAAAAGGCTCCATCAAAACGTCGAAAGGTAGGAGTAGATGAAAATAAAGATGAACAACGCCGTGGGGCCGCAGGTTCGCAGCGCGAAGCCGAAGCCCAGCAAGTTGCTGCCGATCCTCGGCGGGGTGTCCCTGGTCGGCGGCCTCCAGGCCGCGACACAGTTCTTCGCCTACACGTTCCAGTATCACGCGAGCCTCGGGGCCAACCTCGGGCACGTGTACGCGCCCTGGTCGATCCTGAACTGGTCGGCGAAGTGGTACAGCCAGTACCCCGACGAGATCATGCGGGCCGGCAGCATCGGCATGGTGACTGCCACCGTGGGCCTGCTGGGTGTGGCCGTGGCGAAAGTCGTCACGTCCAACAGCTCGAAGGCGAACGAATACCTGCACGGTTCGGCCCGCTGGGCCGAAAAGAAGGACATTCAGGCGGCCGGCCTGCTGCCGCGCGAGCGGAACGTCCTGGAGATCGTGACCGGCAAGGACGCACCCACCGCCACCGGCGTCTATGTCGGCGGCTGGCAGGACAAGGACGGCAATTTCTACTACCTGCGGCACAGCGGCCCCGAGCACGTGCTGACCTACGCGCCGACGCGAAGCGGCAAGGGCGTCGGCCTGGTGGTGCCGACGCTGCTTTCGTGGGGCGCAAGCAGCGTCATCACCGACTTGAAGGGCGAGTTGTGGGCGCTGACCGCCGGCTGGCGGCAGAAGCACGCGAAGAACAAGGTGCTGCGCTTCGAGCCGGCCAGCAGCTCGGGCGGCGTGTGCTGGAACCCGCTGGACGAAATCCGCGTCGGCACCGAGGCCGAAGTCGGCGACGTGCAGAACCTAGCAACTTTGATAGTTGACCCGGACGGCAAGGGCCTGGATTCCCACTGGCAAAAGACCGCCTTCGCGCTCCTGGTCGGCGTCATCCTGCACGCGCTCTACAAGGCCAGGAACGACGGCGGCACGGCCACGCTGCCATCGGTCGATGCCATGCTGGCCGACCCGAACCGGGACATTGGCGAGCTATGGATGGAAATGACCACCTACGGGCACGTGGACGGTCAGAACCACCACGC
Proteins encoded in this region:
- a CDS encoding type IV secretory system conjugative DNA transfer family protein: MKIKMNNAVGPQVRSAKPKPSKLLPILGGVSLVGGLQAATQFFAYTFQYHASLGANLGHVYAPWSILNWSAKWYSQYPDEIMRAGSIGMVTATVGLLGVAVAKVVTSNSSKANEYLHGSARWAEKKDIQAAGLLPRERNVLEIVTGKDAPTATGVYVGGWQDKDGNFYYLRHSGPEHVLTYAPTRSGKGVGLVVPTLLSWGASSVITDLKGELWALTAGWRQKHAKNKVLRFEPASSSGGVCWNPLDEIRVGTEAEVGDVQNLATLIVDPDGKGLDSHWQKTAFALLVGVILHALYKARNDGGTATLPSVDAMLADPNRDIGELWMEMTTYGHVDGQNHHAIGSAARDMMDRPEEEAGSVLSTAKSYLALYRDPVVARSVSRSDFRIKDLMHSDDPVSLYIVTQPNDKARLRPLVRVMVNMIVRLLADKMDFENGRPVAHYKHRLLMMLDEFPSLGKLEIMQESLAFVAGYGIKCYLICQDINQLRSRETGYGHDESITSNCHVQNAYPPNRVETAEHLSRLTGQTTVVKEQITTSGRRTAAMLGQVSRTYQEVQRPLLTPDECLRMPGPKKNDKGEIEEAGDMVIYVAGYPAIYGKQPLYFKDPVFQARASIPAPKATDRLRQVVEAGEGITI